Proteins encoded within one genomic window of Pongo pygmaeus isolate AG05252 chromosome 18, NHGRI_mPonPyg2-v2.0_pri, whole genome shotgun sequence:
- the SIAH1 gene encoding E3 ubiquitin-protein ligase SIAH1 isoform X2, producing the protein MSRQTATALPTGTSKCPPSQRVPALTGTTASNNDLASLFECPVCFDYVLPPILQCQSGHLVCSNCRPKLTCCPTCRGPLGSIRNLAMEKVANSVLFPCKYASSGCEITLPHTEKADHEELCEFRPYSCPCPGASCKWQGSLDAVMPHLMHQHKSITTLQGEDIVFLATDINLPGAVDWVMMQSCFGFHFMLVLEKQEKYDGHQQFFAIVQLIGTRKQAENFAYRLELNGHRRRLTWEATPRSIHEGIATAIMNSDCLVFDTSIAQLFAENGNLGINVTISMC; encoded by the coding sequence atgagcCGTCAGACTGCTACAGCATTACCTACCGGTACCTCGAAGTGTCCACCATCCCAGAGGGTGCCTGCCCTGACTGGCACAACTGCATCCAACAATGACTTGGCGAGTCTTTTTGAGTGTCCAGTCTGCTTTGACTATGTGTTACCACCCATTCTTCAATGTCAGAGTGGCCATCTTGTTTGTAGCAACTGTCGCCCAAAGCTCACATGTTGTCCAACTTGCCGGGGCCCTTTGGGATCCATTCGCAACTTGGCTATGGAGAAAGTGGCTAATTCAGTACTTTTCCCCTGTAAATATGCCTCTTCTGGATGTGAAATAACTCTGCCACACACAGAAAAAGCAGACCACGAAGAGCTCTGTGAGTTTAGGCCTTATTCCTGTCCGTGCCCTGGTGCTTCCTGTAAATGGCAAGGCTCTCTGGATGCTGTAATGCCCCATCTGATGCATCAGCATAAGTCCATTACAACCCTACAGGGAGAGGATATAGTTTTCCTTGCTACAGACATTAATCTTCCTGGTGCTGTTGACTGGGTGATGATGCAGTCCTGTTTTGGCTTTCACTTCATGTTAGTCttagagaaacaggaaaaatacGATGGTCACCAGCAGTTCTTCGCAATCGTACAGCTGATAGGAACACGCAAGCAAGCTGAAAATTTTGCTTACCGACTTGAGCTAAATGGTCATAGGCGACGATTGACTTGGGAAGCGACTCCTCGATCTATTCATGAAGGAATTGCAACAGCCATTATGAATAGCGACTGTCTAGTCTTTGACACCAGCATTGCACAGCTTTTTGCAGAAAATGGCAATTTAGGCATCAATGTAACTATTTCCATGTGTTGA
- the SIAH1 gene encoding E3 ubiquitin-protein ligase SIAH1 isoform X1, which translates to MTGKATPPSLYSWRGVLFTCLPAARTRKRKEMSRQTATALPTGTSKCPPSQRVPALTGTTASNNDLASLFECPVCFDYVLPPILQCQSGHLVCSNCRPKLTCCPTCRGPLGSIRNLAMEKVANSVLFPCKYASSGCEITLPHTEKADHEELCEFRPYSCPCPGASCKWQGSLDAVMPHLMHQHKSITTLQGEDIVFLATDINLPGAVDWVMMQSCFGFHFMLVLEKQEKYDGHQQFFAIVQLIGTRKQAENFAYRLELNGHRRRLTWEATPRSIHEGIATAIMNSDCLVFDTSIAQLFAENGNLGINVTISMC; encoded by the exons ATGACGGGAAAGGCTACTCCACCTTCTCTGTACTCCTGGAGGGGAGTCTTGTTCACATGTTTACCAGCGGCCAggacaaggaagagaaaag aaatgagcCGTCAGACTGCTACAGCATTACCTACCGGTACCTCGAAGTGTCCACCATCCCAGAGGGTGCCTGCCCTGACTGGCACAACTGCATCCAACAATGACTTGGCGAGTCTTTTTGAGTGTCCAGTCTGCTTTGACTATGTGTTACCACCCATTCTTCAATGTCAGAGTGGCCATCTTGTTTGTAGCAACTGTCGCCCAAAGCTCACATGTTGTCCAACTTGCCGGGGCCCTTTGGGATCCATTCGCAACTTGGCTATGGAGAAAGTGGCTAATTCAGTACTTTTCCCCTGTAAATATGCCTCTTCTGGATGTGAAATAACTCTGCCACACACAGAAAAAGCAGACCACGAAGAGCTCTGTGAGTTTAGGCCTTATTCCTGTCCGTGCCCTGGTGCTTCCTGTAAATGGCAAGGCTCTCTGGATGCTGTAATGCCCCATCTGATGCATCAGCATAAGTCCATTACAACCCTACAGGGAGAGGATATAGTTTTCCTTGCTACAGACATTAATCTTCCTGGTGCTGTTGACTGGGTGATGATGCAGTCCTGTTTTGGCTTTCACTTCATGTTAGTCttagagaaacaggaaaaatacGATGGTCACCAGCAGTTCTTCGCAATCGTACAGCTGATAGGAACACGCAAGCAAGCTGAAAATTTTGCTTACCGACTTGAGCTAAATGGTCATAGGCGACGATTGACTTGGGAAGCGACTCCTCGATCTATTCATGAAGGAATTGCAACAGCCATTATGAATAGCGACTGTCTAGTCTTTGACACCAGCATTGCACAGCTTTTTGCAGAAAATGGCAATTTAGGCATCAATGTAACTATTTCCATGTGTTGA